In one Heterodontus francisci isolate sHetFra1 chromosome 18, sHetFra1.hap1, whole genome shotgun sequence genomic region, the following are encoded:
- the LOC137379843 gene encoding N-myc proto-oncogene protein-like: MCQDRFYAIGHFKGDAVLHLREGAFTVSSFLMSEIESQFFQDISGSGFESISPFSEMPHQENEDPNSDSGSSLSTGRVSSHFSVSEEEIEFVTIEKQRLAVGTIVKEKSPRTRTHSQTLTSIKRCSLETQQQHNYAMPLPLFSGELLASKRARMDRYLHEAKHSFPNKSSTLSSRPSDAEDEERRRTHNVLKRQKRNELNHCLLALRDEVLELCKNDKASEVVILRKATEYVSRLKTERQKLNAEKEKLHKKQQQLKCKFSTMQETLLETQGRMKMVHD; encoded by the coding sequence atgtgcCAGGACAGGTTCTATGCCATAGgacatttcaaaggcgatgccgtactgcacctcagagagggtgCATTCACTGTGTCCAGCTTcctgatgtctgagattgagtcacagttcttccaggatatcagtggttctggtttcgagagtatcagccccttctcagagatgccacaccaagagaatgaagatccaaattcagacaGTGGAAGTTCTTTGTCGACAGGCCGTGTTTCTTCGCACTTCAGTGTCTCAGAAGAAGAAATTGAATttgtaaccattgagaagcaaaggctggcagtgggcacCATTGTCAaggagaaatctccaaggaccagaacccactcgcagactctgaccagcatcaaacggtgcagtctggaaacccagcagcagcacaactatgccatgccCTTACCTCTGTTCTCTGGAGAACTGCTAGCATCaaaacgagccagaatggacagatacctccatgaggccaagcacTCCTTCCCCAACAAATCCTCAACCTTGAGCTCCAggccttcagacgcagaggatgaggagaggcgacggacacacaatgtcctgaagaggcagaagaggaatgagttgaatcattgtctgttggctcttcgagatgaggtactGGAACTCTGCAAGAATGACAAAGCCTCAGAAgtagtcatcctgagaaaagcaacagagtatgttagcaggctgaagacaGAGCGACAAAAACTGAATGCAGAGAAGGAGAAACTTCACAAAAAGCAGCAACAGCTTAAATGCAAATTCTCCacaatgcaggagacactgctcgaaactcaaggaagaatgaagatggtgcatgactga